A single genomic interval of Arachis duranensis cultivar V14167 chromosome 7, aradu.V14167.gnm2.J7QH, whole genome shotgun sequence harbors:
- the LOC110273617 gene encoding LOW QUALITY PROTEIN: pentatricopeptide repeat-containing protein At4g14190, chloroplastic-like (The sequence of the model RefSeq protein was modified relative to this genomic sequence to represent the inferred CDS: deleted 2 bases in 1 codon; substituted 1 base at 1 genomic stop codon) — translation MDCCMHKAGFEPPTLICDGLIRAYGKFKMYDEIGKWVKKMELDGCSPDHITYNIVVQEYSRGGVLQRMEKLYQRMILKRMRLQSSTLIAMLDAYTTFGMVEKMEMFYRKLLNSKTRLADDLIRKVAEVYIKNYMFSRLEDLGLDLRSAFSESDLVWCLCLLSYACLLSRKGMDIIVQEMRDAKVHWNVTTANIIMLAYVKMRDFKSLRILLSLLPMYRVKPDIVTVXIVFDANRIGFDGSGSLEAWRRMRYHYRVVEMETDSLVLTAFGKGHFLKSCEEIYSSLHPEYRERKTWTYHDLITLVSMYSGK, via the exons ATGGATTgttgcatgcacaaggcgggattcgaaccTCCGACACTTATTTGTGACGGATTAATTCGAGCTTATGGTAAATTTAAAATGTATGATGAGATTGGTAAGTGGGTGAAAAAGATGGAGTTGGATGGTTGTTCTCCTGATCATATCACTTATAAT ATAGTTGTACAAGAGTATTCACGTGGTGGGGTACTCCAAAGGATGGAAAAATTATATCAaagaatgattttgaaaagaatgCGTTTGCAATCTTCAACATTGATTGCAATGCTCGATGCTTACACCACATTTGGTATGGTTGAAAAGATGGAAATGTTTTATAGAAAATTGTTGAACTCAAAAACACGTCTAGCTGACGATTTGATACGAAAAGTGGCTGAGGTTTATATCAAGAACTACATGTTTTCTAGGTTAGAGGACCTTGGATTAGATTTACGTTCAGCATTCAGTGAATCTGACCTTGTATGGTGTCTTTGCCTCCTATCTTATGCATGTCTTCTGAGTCGAAAAGGTATGGATATAATTGTTCAAGAAATGCGAGATGCCAAGGTTCATTGGAATGTTACCACTGCCAATATCATCATGCTGGCTTATGTGAAGATGAGAGATTTCAAGAGCTTGAGGATTTTGCTCTCGCTATTGCCAATGTATCGAGTGAAGCCTGATATAGTCACTGTTTGAATTGTATTCGATGCAAACAGAATCGGCTTTGATGGTAGTGGAAGTTTAGAAGCATGGAGAAGAATGCGGTATCATTACCGAGTTGTAGAAATGGAAACAGATTCTCTGGTTCTTACTGCATTTGGTAAAGGCCATTTTCTAAAAAGCTGCGAAGAAATATACTCTTCCCTTCACCCAGAGTATAGAGAAAGGAAAACATGGACATATCATGACCTTATTACTTTAGTATCAATGTATAGTGGCAAGTAA
- the LOC127740629 gene encoding microtubule-associated protein 70-5-like isoform X1 has translation MMADLEKRIVNLENRRRNNCCEDGLKQLSNNATNSNAFYNPSKEVKSNILGFLTTSSGLKKRSTSQCRGFAVGSCLFQQPNTKNMFKDNVAWMLKQGSPARKRHCAAENVVTGIWALRSKAVDSGEKENETHVNTNMKLNWFSNEYEVAEIRNTVVVDEDYKSKIPNDFGSEDVVSCFVYDKFQKEVVNLRKSCEVEDSNLQAKDEEIKKFDGLTNAMEVELKKMKREAAARENEASSTKLDDKKKTRSTSTSKRFSKLKLISMFGLFVEDYTMTLLLNCCRVTKDH, from the exons ATGATGGCTGATCTAGAGAAAAGAATAGTAAACCTAGAGAACAGAAGAAGGAATAACTGTTGTGAAGATGGCTTAAAGCAATTATCAAATAACGCAACCAATTCGAATGCGTTTTATAATCCTTCTAAAGAAGTAAAGTCTAACATCTTAGGTTTCCTAACTACCAGTAGTGGACTGAAAAAGAGATCCACATCACAATGTAGGGGATTTGCTGTTGGAAGTTGTTTGTTTCAGCAGCCAAATACGAAAAACATGTTTAAAGACAATGTTGCTTGGATGTTAAAACAAGGGAGCCCCGCGAGAAAGAGACATTGTGCTGCTGAAAATGTTGTAACGGGGATATGGGCATTGCGAAGCAAAGCTGTTGATAGTGGTGAAAAAGAGAACGAGACACATGTGAACACCAACATGAAGTTGAACTGGTTTAGTAATGAATACGAAGTAGCAGAAATTAGAAACACTGTTGTGGTGGATGAAGATTACAAAAGCAAGATACCAAATGATTTTGGCAGTGAAGATGTGGTCTCATGTTTTGTGTATGATAAGTTTCAAAAAGAAGTCGTGAATTTGAGGAAGTCTTGTGAAGTTGAAGACAGTAATTTGCAAGCCAAAGATGAAGAAATTAAG AAATTTGATGGACTGACAAACGCCATGGAAGtagagttgaagaaaatgaagagagaAGCAGCTGCAAGAGAGAATGAGGCTTCATCAACAAAGTTGGATGATAAGAAGAAAACCAGAAGCACAAGCACCTCTAAAAGGTTCAgtaagttaaaattaatttccaTGTTTGGTCTGTTTGTCGAAGACTACACTATGACATTGTTATTAAATTGCTGTAGGGTGACAAAAGATCATTGA
- the LOC127740629 gene encoding microtubule-associated protein 70-5-like isoform X3, whose protein sequence is MMADLEKRIVNLENRRRNNCCEDGLKQLSNNATNSNAFYNPSKEVKSNILGFLTTSSGLKKRSTSQCRGFAVGSCLFQQPNTKNMFKDNVAWMLKQGSPARKRHCAAENVVTGIWALRSKAVDSGEKENETHVNTNMKLNWFSNEYEVAEIRNTVVVDEDYKSKIPNDFGSEDVVSCFVYDKFQKEVVNLRKSCEVEDSNLQAKDEEIKKFDGLTNAMEVELKKMKREAAARENEASSTKLDDKKKTRSTSTSKRVTKDH, encoded by the exons ATGATGGCTGATCTAGAGAAAAGAATAGTAAACCTAGAGAACAGAAGAAGGAATAACTGTTGTGAAGATGGCTTAAAGCAATTATCAAATAACGCAACCAATTCGAATGCGTTTTATAATCCTTCTAAAGAAGTAAAGTCTAACATCTTAGGTTTCCTAACTACCAGTAGTGGACTGAAAAAGAGATCCACATCACAATGTAGGGGATTTGCTGTTGGAAGTTGTTTGTTTCAGCAGCCAAATACGAAAAACATGTTTAAAGACAATGTTGCTTGGATGTTAAAACAAGGGAGCCCCGCGAGAAAGAGACATTGTGCTGCTGAAAATGTTGTAACGGGGATATGGGCATTGCGAAGCAAAGCTGTTGATAGTGGTGAAAAAGAGAACGAGACACATGTGAACACCAACATGAAGTTGAACTGGTTTAGTAATGAATACGAAGTAGCAGAAATTAGAAACACTGTTGTGGTGGATGAAGATTACAAAAGCAAGATACCAAATGATTTTGGCAGTGAAGATGTGGTCTCATGTTTTGTGTATGATAAGTTTCAAAAAGAAGTCGTGAATTTGAGGAAGTCTTGTGAAGTTGAAGACAGTAATTTGCAAGCCAAAGATGAAGAAATTAAG AAATTTGATGGACTGACAAACGCCATGGAAGtagagttgaagaaaatgaagagagaAGCAGCTGCAAGAGAGAATGAGGCTTCATCAACAAAGTTGGATGATAAGAAGAAAACCAGAAGCACAAGCACCTCTAAAAG GGTGACAAAAGATCATTGA
- the LOC107459738 gene encoding uncharacterized protein LOC107459738, which produces MDGNVLFDEGNNEEANNNNNGTISNSKDRKRRNYMLDDDSPKVARQKLAKRILLSLTNPSYVLRLGSKPLRLDYCTRLRYLLTKLVKKHDWATASGVLSAYLKGTMNDKSPFRNCLKFSALLELLKHVENYHINLTRMKNLFDIWSKNIGSMKSWPIESRYRVHVEFILFCLVHGNTGDAYQLVISLEQEKADLDPVSKIIMGLTYYTLWYSSIPEEFQWKDSDQADLQKYSRMEGPSISNEVGQSEWHNTVESFLANSQSHCESDTSVLKDKHISRDVGFNNGVGESMEIDVDHRRKASHQNLQPGEGFRSKSEENEGSRDSFSNHGGLTQDTLNVIRQLDWWLFPLDFPDDNSFEEFMYVHSNQQNDHYKKAVKYLQLALDSAPSVTAALLPLIQLLLIGGRVEEALILIEKECSNSSSVLPVRLRAAFLECSDRNNSDLIVTCFEDMLKKDPQESYPLAKLIRMYQNGDYSLESLFEMIVLHLDATSAEYSTWRMLSSCFFKLSCYEEDSISANHTNEDGDRQHYSFRKTPKVFTQEISGMSWRLRCRSWLLTHFSHRQLNSDVEGDLQLLTYKAACASHMYGQDFHYVSKAYFVLENENNKDLLLILGEHRQNSFEFYQQFQNKLKL; this is translated from the exons ATGGATGGCAATGTTTTATTCGATGAAGGCAACAACGAAGAagccaacaacaataataatggcaCTATCAGCAACTCCAAGGACCGGAAGAGGAGAAACTACATGCTTGATGACGATAGCCCCAAGGTGGCACGCCAAAAACTTGCCAAGAGGATCCTCTTGTCTTTGACTAACCCTTCCTATGTTCTGAGACTTGGTTCCAAACCTCTGAGGTTGGATTACTGCACAAGGTTGCGGTACCTGCTGACGAAGCTTGTCAAGAAACATGACTGGGCCACTGCCAGTGGTGTTCTCAGTGCTTACTTAAAGGGAACAATGAACGACAAGTCTCCATTCAGGAATTGCCTCAAGTTCTCG GCTTTATTGGAGCTTCTTAAGCACGTGGAAAACTATCATATTAATCTAACAAGGATGAAGAACCTCTTTGATATTTGGTCGAAGAATATTGGATCAATgaagagttggccaatagaa AGCAGATATAGAGTTCATGTGGAGTTCATCTTATTCTGTCTTGTGCATGGCAATACTGGGGATGCATATCAGCTTGTCATAAG CCTTGAGCAAGAAAAAGCTGATCTTGATCCTGTGTCAAAGATAATTATGGGCTTGACATACTATACGCTGTGGTATTCTTCTATCCCCGAAGAATTTCAGTGGAAAGATTCAGACCAGGCTGACTTGCAAAAGTACTCACGTATGGAGGGGCCCTCCATCAGCAATGAAGTTGGACAGTCAGAGTGGCATAATACAGTTGAATCCTTTCTGGCAAACTCCCAAAGCCATTGTGAATCAGACACCTCTGTTTTGAAGGATAAGCATATATCTAGGGATGTTGGGTTCAACAATGGCGTGGGAGAGTCTATGGAGATTGATGTTGATCATAGAAGAAAAGCATCGCATCAGAACTTACAGCCAGGAGAAGGTTTTCGCTCTAAGTCCGAAGAAAATGAAGGAAGTAGAGACTCCTTTTCCAACCATGGAGGCCTTACACAAGATACCTTAAATGTTATTA GGCAACTTGATTGGTGGTTGTTTCCCTTGGATTTTCCTGATGATAATAGTTTTGAGGAGTTCATGTATGTGCACTCAAATCAGCAAAATGACCACTATAAAAAGGCTGTGAAATATTTACAACTAGCTCTCGACTCAGCACCTTCAGTAACAGCAGCATTACTTCCATTGATACAA CTGTTGTTGATTGGAGGTCGTGTTGAAGAAGCCCTAATTTTGATTGAGAAGGAGTGTAGTAATTCATCATCTGTGCTCCCTGTAAG ATTGAGGGCTGCGTTCTTGGAGTGTTCTGATCGAAACAACTCTGACTTGATTGTCACATGTTTCGAGGATATGCTAAAGAAGGATCCACAAGAAAGTTATCCCTTAGCAAAACTTATCAGAATGTACCAAAACG GTGACTATAGCCTTGAATCTCTGTTCGAAATGATTGTTTTACATTTAGATGCTACTAGTGCAGAATACAGTACGTGGAGGATGTTATCTTCATGTTTCTTTAAACTCTCTTGCTACGAAGAAGATTCTATATCTGCAAACCATACTAATGAAGATGGAGATAGGCAACATTATTCCTTTAGAAAAACCCCAAAAGTGTTTACACAGGAAATCTCCGGAATGTCTTGGAGGTTACGCTGTAGGAGCTGGCTACTAACACATTTCAGCCATAGACAGCTTAATTCAGATGTTGAAG GTGATTTGCAGCTACTCACATACAAAGCAGCATGCGCATCCCATATGTATGGGCAAGATTTCCACTATGTTTCAAAGGCTTATTTTGTattagaaaatgaaaataataaggaCTTATTGTTGATTTTGGGTGAGCACAGGCAAAATTCATTTGAATTTTATCAGCAATTTcaaaataaactgaaattatAA
- the LOC127740629 gene encoding microtubule-associated protein 70-5-like isoform X2, protein MMADLEKRIVNLENRRRNNCCEDGLKQLSNNATNSNAFYNPSKEVKSNILGFLTTSSGLKKRSTSQCRGFAVGSCLFQQPNTKNMFKDNVAWMLKQGSPARKRHCAAENVVTGIWALRSKAVDSGEKENETHVNTNMKLNWFSNEYEVAEIRNTVVVDEDYKSKIPNDFGSEDVVSCFVYDKFQKEVVNLRKSCEVEDSNLQAKDEEIKKFDGLTNAMEVELKKMKREAAARENEASSTKLDDKKKTRSTSTSKRHDYIKVRLGYPPTQLWFL, encoded by the exons ATGATGGCTGATCTAGAGAAAAGAATAGTAAACCTAGAGAACAGAAGAAGGAATAACTGTTGTGAAGATGGCTTAAAGCAATTATCAAATAACGCAACCAATTCGAATGCGTTTTATAATCCTTCTAAAGAAGTAAAGTCTAACATCTTAGGTTTCCTAACTACCAGTAGTGGACTGAAAAAGAGATCCACATCACAATGTAGGGGATTTGCTGTTGGAAGTTGTTTGTTTCAGCAGCCAAATACGAAAAACATGTTTAAAGACAATGTTGCTTGGATGTTAAAACAAGGGAGCCCCGCGAGAAAGAGACATTGTGCTGCTGAAAATGTTGTAACGGGGATATGGGCATTGCGAAGCAAAGCTGTTGATAGTGGTGAAAAAGAGAACGAGACACATGTGAACACCAACATGAAGTTGAACTGGTTTAGTAATGAATACGAAGTAGCAGAAATTAGAAACACTGTTGTGGTGGATGAAGATTACAAAAGCAAGATACCAAATGATTTTGGCAGTGAAGATGTGGTCTCATGTTTTGTGTATGATAAGTTTCAAAAAGAAGTCGTGAATTTGAGGAAGTCTTGTGAAGTTGAAGACAGTAATTTGCAAGCCAAAGATGAAGAAATTAAG AAATTTGATGGACTGACAAACGCCATGGAAGtagagttgaagaaaatgaagagagaAGCAGCTGCAAGAGAGAATGAGGCTTCATCAACAAAGTTGGATGATAAGAAGAAAACCAGAAGCACAAGCACCTCTAAAAG GCATGACTATATAAAGGTTAGGTTGGGTTATCCTCCAACACAGTTGTGGTTCCTATAA